The genomic DNA GCCGATCGCATTAAAACCGCAGAACCGATCAGCGACTCACCCTATTTCGGTGAACTGTTTGTGGATGAAAAAGGAATTATTCAGACGGTGAATTGGGAGCAGTTAATCAAAGATGCTGATCAAGCAGCACTACTGGGCAAAGGGAATCATCAAGCAAATGGTGCAGGATGCAATTGAGGCATTGTTGAGGCAAAAGCTCGGACTCGATGCCAACAGCGTTGGTTCACGTCTGATTGAACGGGCGGTAGAACAGCGGCAAATTGCCTGCCAAATCACCAATCGCGCTACCTATCTTGCTCACCTGCGATCGTCCCCCGATGAAATGAATCAGCTTGTGGAAGCCGTCGTTGTTCCAGAAACGTGGTTTTTCCGCGATCGGGAACCGTTTGAGTATCTGCGTCAGTATGTAAAGCAGCCCGTGAAGCAGCCTGTAACGACAGAATATCAAAGAGCGCCAGGGGAAATTTTTCGGGTTCTCAGCTTGCCCTGCTCCACCGGAGAAGAACCCTACTCGATCGCCATTACTCTCCTGGAAGCCGGACTGAAGCCAGCCCAATTTCAGGTAGACGCGATCGACGTGAGCCAGCAGGCACTCCTCCAGGCACAGCGGGGCGTTTATCGCAAAAAATCCTTTCGCGGCGGCGCAATCCAGCACCTAGAGCAATATTTTCAACCCCAGACAGGTCAGCCCCCAACAGAAGGCTATACCGTGCGATCGGTTGTGCAAGAAAGCGTCGAATTCCGCCAGGGCAACGTCCTCAACGCGAACCTCCTGCTCGGCAGACAGTACCACGCCATTTTCTGTCGCAATCTGCTGATCTACCTCGACGAAGCCGCCCGTCATCAGGTGATGACCTCCCTCGATCGCGCCCTCCTCCCCCTGGGTCTTCTCTTCCTGGGGTCTGCCGAAACCACCCAGATCAACCCCAAAACCTACCAGTCGATCGAGGACAAGATGGAGAGAACGGGCGATCGGGGGATGAGGACGGTTCACACAAATGATTTAAACCGGGATTCAGGCATACATTCAGACATACGTTCAGGCAGACTAAGTTCAGGCAAATTACTATGGTTCGATCGTTCTGGAATCGGGTTTCAAATCAGCCGAACGCCTACCTGTTGCTGGGGCAGATCTATCAGGGACTCAACCAGACCCACCAGGCAGAACGCTGTTTTCAAAAGGCAGTTTATCTGAACCCCTACGACTATGAAGCCCTGATCTACCTTGCCCTTTTGAAGGAACAGCAGGGCAATCCCACCGAGGCAGAAAGATTGAGGCGACGAGCGCAGCGGCTAGTCGATCGGGGACAAGATGGAGAGAACGGGCGATCGGGGGATGAGGACGGTTCACACAAATGATTTAAACCGGGATTCAGGCATACATTCAGACATACGTTCAGGCAGACTAAGTTCAGGCAGACTAAGTTCAGGCAAATTACTATGGTTCGATCGTTCTGGAATCGGGTTTCAAATCGAATTTTGCTGGGGTACTCTATTCCGCTCCTGGCACTGCTGGGATTGAGCATTATTGTGTACGACTCCACGACGCGCACTTTTCGGCTTCAGCAGCAGAGCGATCGCATTGAGCAGCAGATCCGCAGTGTGAATACCCTGGTGGACGAACTGAATCAGATGATTGGCTTTACCCGCGCCTACGTCATTTTTCCAGGCGATCGGGCAGCCACCGATGCCTACTCCGATTCCCGCCAGTCTTTTCTGGACAGCGCTCAAAATGCAGTCACATTGTCCGACGACCAAACCCGATCGTCCGTGGAACAGCTCACCCAGCTTGGGGAAGAGTTCGATCGATCGCTGCAAAATGTTTTCCGTCTGGTAGATGAGAATCGGCTGCCCCAGGCAAGGGAAGAAGTGCGGCGTACCCGCATTGTGGATGCCGTTGAACAGCGCGACCGGGTAGTGAGCGAACTGGAAGGAGAACTAAATCTCAATAATGAGGCAGTTCAGAACTCCCAGGATTTCCTGCTGCGACTGATCGTGATTGGCACAGCCCTAACCATTCTTGCCACCCTGATCACCGGACTGCTGGTGACTTTGCCGCTGCGTAGACAGCTACCGCCGATCGTCGATGCCGCAACCGCCATTGCCAAAGGGGATTTAACCCAATCGATCGGAGCCACCAAAGACCCCACGGAAGTCGGACGGCTGCTTCGGGCATTTCGGGAGATGATCCGCAGTCTGAACGCACTAATCACCCAGGCACAGCGATCGGGCATTCAAATCAGTACGTCAACCACGCAAATTGCGGCAGCAGGCAGACAGCTCGAAGCGACCGTCAACGAACAGGTTGCCTCCATGCACGAAGTCAAAGCGACCTCCCGCCAAATTGCCTCCACTGCCGGAGAGCTGGCAAAGTCGATGGACGATGTAGTTGATACCGCCCAATCCACCACGAACGCTGCTGTAGACAGTCAGGCGAACCTGGATAAGATTCAGTTGGCAATGCAAAATTTAGTCCTGGCAACCCAATCGATCGCCTCCAAACTGAAAGTGATGGATGAAAAGGCGAACAATATTAACAATGTGGTTACAACGATTACGAAAGTCGCGGATCAAACCAATTTGCTTTCCCTGAACGCGGCGATCGAGGCAGAGAAAGCAGGAGAGTACGGAGCCGGATTCGCAGTGGTGGCGCGGGAAATTCGTCGGCTTGCAGACCAGACCGCACTGGCAACGCTGGAAATCGAACAGATGGTGAAGGGAATGCAGTCCTCAGTTTCGACGGGCGTAATTGAAATGGATCGCTTCAGCCGGGAAGTCACCCAATACGTGCAGGAGGTCGGCGATATCAGCCAGCAAATTGCCAGCTTTATTGAGGATGTCCAGGGACTCACGCCCCAATTTTGCACGATTAGCGATCGAATGGAGGAACAGTATCGCGGCGCAGAACAAATTAGTACGGCGATCGCCCAGCTCAGCGATGCCTCTTTCCAAACCATGCAGTCGCTTCAGGAAACCAATAATGCCCTCACTCAGCTAGATGATGCAGCACAGGGGCTACAGCGAGAGATTTCCCAGTTTAAGGTCGCAGTTTAGGGTGACAAGCCAGGGAGAGCGGAACATGACCAGCAACGGACGGCATTCCACTGGTAATAATCAGCACAACGGTCAGTACGACAATCAGAATAACAGCCAGAACAATAATCCGCACAACGGTCAGTACAACGGTCAGAACAGCGACCCCTCCTCTGAGGCAATCGATCGCCCGGAAGCTGCCCAGTACAGCCTGCTCGATCGCGAAATTCCGCTGGATTATCTGGAGGAATGGACAAAAGCCCTGGCGGAACCCCTGGATATACAAATAGGGTCGGTGGCGCTGCGCCAGGATTCTCTCAAAATTGGACAGGCACAGGCAACCCAGTCCGCCATGATCTTTCGCCTCGGCAGTGAGCGGTTTGCCCTCCCGGTCTGCGTGCTGCAAGAGATTACCCGTCCTGCACCGATCCACACTCTGCCCCACCGCACCAACGATTTGTTTTTGGGATTGGTGAACATTCGCGGCGAAATTTTGCCCTGTGCCTCTTTAAGTGAATTTTTGGGCGTTGAAATGCCGATCGATCCAACCTACAGCCGGATTAACCTCCGACGCATGATGGTAGTCGGGCAGGAAAACCGCTGGGTGTTTCCCGTTGATGAAGTGGAGCGGGTCTATCGCTTCCATTTTGATGAGCTTCAGCCGCCGCCCGTGGTCGTTGCAAAAGCGGCTAAAGCCTATACCCAGGGGATCATTGACTGGCATAACGAAAAAGTGAATTATCTGGATGCGGAACGGTTGTTGGAGACGCTGGATCGGAGGCTTTTGTAAGGTGGGAAGTGGGGTGTGGATGGGTGGATGGGTGGATGGGTGAGTGAAACGTAGGATGTGTTAGCGCAGCGTAACGCATGATTTCAAACGGAAGGCGCAGTGAAGGGGAGCGGGCAATGTTTTGGAGTTGGACGGGACTGCCATAGGCTGAAATTTCTCTTGTGGGCATTCTGTCCGCCGATTGGGGACTCTGCCACTGTTTCGGGTGATTTAATCGACGTTCGTTTGGGTTGGGTATGGCGGATTATTCGATGCTGGATTTACTTCGTCAGGAGGTGGATGCTCAGGTGGCAAACCTGAAGCAAAACTTGACGATGCTTAAACAGCAGCCCGGATCACCACCCGATCGATCACTGCGCGAATTAGAAGATGGGCAGCGGGCACTGAAGACGATTGATGCACTGGCTCAAGTTGTTGGAGTAGAAGCAGCTGCGACCGTTGCGGGAGCAATTCAGGCAAAT from Leptolyngbya ohadii IS1 includes the following:
- a CDS encoding CheR family methyltransferase — encoded protein: MLIKQHYWAKGIIKQMVQDAIEALLRQKLGLDANSVGSRLIERAVEQRQIACQITNRATYLAHLRSSPDEMNQLVEAVVVPETWFFRDREPFEYLRQYVKQPVKQPVTTEYQRAPGEIFRVLSLPCSTGEEPYSIAITLLEAGLKPAQFQVDAIDVSQQALLQAQRGVYRKKSFRGGAIQHLEQYFQPQTGQPPTEGYTVRSVVQESVEFRQGNVLNANLLLGRQYHAIFCRNLLIYLDEAARHQVMTSLDRALLPLGLLFLGSAETTQINPKTYQSIEDKMERTGDRGMRTVHTNDLNRDSGIHSDIRSGRLSSGKLLWFDRSGIGFQISRTPTCCWGRSIRDSTRPTRQNAVFKRQFI
- a CDS encoding tetratricopeptide repeat protein, producing MLGQIYQGLNQTHQAERCFQKAVYLNPYDYEALIYLALLKEQQGNPTEAERLRRRAQRLVDRGQDGENGRSGDEDGSHK
- a CDS encoding methyl-accepting chemotaxis protein; the encoded protein is MVRSFWNRVSNRILLGYSIPLLALLGLSIIVYDSTTRTFRLQQQSDRIEQQIRSVNTLVDELNQMIGFTRAYVIFPGDRAATDAYSDSRQSFLDSAQNAVTLSDDQTRSSVEQLTQLGEEFDRSLQNVFRLVDENRLPQAREEVRRTRIVDAVEQRDRVVSELEGELNLNNEAVQNSQDFLLRLIVIGTALTILATLITGLLVTLPLRRQLPPIVDAATAIAKGDLTQSIGATKDPTEVGRLLRAFREMIRSLNALITQAQRSGIQISTSTTQIAAAGRQLEATVNEQVASMHEVKATSRQIASTAGELAKSMDDVVDTAQSTTNAAVDSQANLDKIQLAMQNLVLATQSIASKLKVMDEKANNINNVVTTITKVADQTNLLSLNAAIEAEKAGEYGAGFAVVAREIRRLADQTALATLEIEQMVKGMQSSVSTGVIEMDRFSREVTQYVQEVGDISQQIASFIEDVQGLTPQFCTISDRMEEQYRGAEQISTAIAQLSDASFQTMQSLQETNNALTQLDDAAQGLQREISQFKVAV
- a CDS encoding chemotaxis protein CheW, with protein sequence MTSNGRHSTGNNQHNGQYDNQNNSQNNNPHNGQYNGQNSDPSSEAIDRPEAAQYSLLDREIPLDYLEEWTKALAEPLDIQIGSVALRQDSLKIGQAQATQSAMIFRLGSERFALPVCVLQEITRPAPIHTLPHRTNDLFLGLVNIRGEILPCASLSEFLGVEMPIDPTYSRINLRRMMVVGQENRWVFPVDEVERVYRFHFDELQPPPVVVAKAAKAYTQGIIDWHNEKVNYLDAERLLETLDRRLL